One Pseudomonas entomophila genomic window carries:
- a CDS encoding type 1 glutamine amidotransferase domain-containing protein — protein MTKRIVHVVTNVAHYTDPNEPTGLWLGELTHAWQVFAAKGYEQRLVSPKGGKSPLEPRSLKWPLLDGTGKAWLNDPVSLALLDNTARPEDLVAADFDAIYFTGGHAVMWDFPDDPGLQRLTREIYEQGGVVASVCHGFCGLLNTRLSDGSLLVKGRRLTGYAWIEEVLAGVAGKVPYNAEALMRERGARYEKALLPFTSKVVVDGRLVTGQNPQSAKATAQRVEALLRG, from the coding sequence ATGACCAAGCGCATCGTGCATGTCGTCACCAACGTCGCCCATTACACCGACCCGAACGAACCGACCGGGCTGTGGCTGGGGGAGCTCACCCATGCCTGGCAGGTATTCGCGGCCAAGGGCTACGAACAACGCCTGGTCAGTCCCAAGGGCGGCAAGTCGCCCCTGGAACCGCGCTCGCTGAAATGGCCATTGCTCGATGGCACCGGCAAGGCCTGGTTGAACGACCCGGTCAGCCTGGCGCTGCTGGACAACACCGCCAGGCCTGAAGACCTGGTGGCGGCAGACTTCGATGCCATCTATTTCACCGGTGGCCATGCCGTGATGTGGGATTTTCCGGACGACCCGGGCCTGCAGCGCCTGACCCGCGAGATCTACGAACAGGGTGGCGTCGTTGCCTCGGTGTGCCATGGCTTCTGTGGCTTGCTCAATACGCGATTGTCCGATGGCAGCCTGCTGGTGAAGGGGCGGCGCCTGACTGGCTATGCCTGGATAGAGGAAGTGCTGGCGGGCGTCGCGGGCAAGGTGCCTTACAACGCCGAGGCGTTGATGCGCGAGCGCGGCGCACGCTACGAGAAGGCGTTGTTGCCGTTCACCTCCAAAGTGGTGGTGGACGGGCGCCTGGTCACCGGGCAGAACCCGCAGTCGGCCAAGGCCACGGCGCAACGTGTGGAGGCGTTGCTTCGAGGGTAG